One Sphingomonas sp. SUN039 genomic window carries:
- the hemH gene encoding ferrochelatase: protein MRAAQLPGDHPIIPPPKIGVLLVNLGSPEAPTRDAVKAYLREFLSDRRVVELPPLLWQIILRGFVLNTRPATTAHAYRQIWTEAGSPLAAITAEQARGLSFGDTVIVDWAMRYGKPAIADRVKALKDAGCQRILIAPLYPQYSGATTATVNDRVFDVLKQMRWQPALRTLPPWHDDPAYIEALKVSVERQIAALSFVPDTIVASFHSMPVSTLEDGDPYHCQCQKTARLLGNALRRDLVVSFQSKLGRAKWLEPSTEETLARLGREGVKSVAVVTPGFAADNLETLEEIAIRGRETFVEAGGSDFAALECLNASTESMELMHLIIGRELEGWLPHS from the coding sequence ATGCGCGCTGCCCAGCTTCCCGGCGACCACCCGATTATTCCGCCGCCCAAAATCGGCGTGCTGCTCGTCAACCTCGGCTCGCCCGAGGCACCGACGCGCGACGCGGTGAAGGCGTACCTGCGCGAATTTTTGTCCGACCGCCGCGTTGTCGAACTGCCGCCGCTGTTGTGGCAGATCATCTTGCGGGGGTTCGTGCTCAACACGCGGCCCGCGACCACCGCGCATGCCTATCGCCAGATCTGGACCGAGGCAGGGTCGCCGCTGGCCGCGATCACGGCCGAACAGGCGCGTGGCCTGTCGTTCGGCGACACGGTGATCGTCGACTGGGCGATGCGGTACGGGAAGCCCGCGATTGCCGACCGGGTGAAGGCGCTGAAGGATGCCGGCTGCCAGCGCATCCTGATTGCGCCGCTCTATCCGCAATATTCGGGGGCGACGACTGCGACGGTCAACGACCGCGTGTTCGACGTGCTGAAGCAGATGCGCTGGCAGCCCGCGCTCCGTACCCTGCCGCCATGGCATGACGATCCTGCCTATATCGAGGCGCTGAAGGTGTCGGTCGAGCGGCAGATTGCGGCGCTGTCGTTCGTGCCCGACACGATCGTTGCCAGCTTCCATTCGATGCCGGTGTCGACGCTCGAGGACGGCGATCCCTATCACTGCCAGTGCCAGAAAACGGCACGGCTGCTTGGCAACGCGTTAAGGCGCGACCTCGTCGTCAGCTTCCAGAGCAAGCTCGGCCGCGCCAAATGGCTCGAACCGTCGACCGAGGAGACGCTGGCGCGCTTGGGACGCGAAGGGGTGAAATCGGTCGCGGTGGTGACGCCGGGATTCGCCGCCGACAATCTCGAAACGCTTGAGGAGATTGCGATTCGTGGCCGCGAGACGTTCGTCGAGGCGGGCGGCAGCGATTTCGCGGCGCTCGAATGCCTCAATGCCTCTACGGAAAGCATGGAACTTATGCATTTAATCATTGGGCGTGAACTTGAAGGGTGGCTGCCCCACAGTTAG